In Polynucleobacter sp. TUM22923, one genomic interval encodes:
- the apbC gene encoding iron-sulfur cluster carrier protein ApbC: MAVTVEIIQAALKGLIDPNTQLDFVTAKSVKNVRVEGSDVTLDIVLAYPAKSQFDSIRKSVIGVLRDLPDVKNVSVNVSSQIVAHAVQRGVKLLPGVKNIIAVASGKGGVGKSTTAVNLALALAAEGAQVGMLDADIYGPSQPMMLGITGRPESIEENTIEPMQGHGLQASSIGFLIDDDAPMVWRGPMVTSALEQLLRQTRWRDLDYLIVDMPPGTGDIQLTLAQKVPVTGAVIVTTPQDIALLDARKGLKMFDKVGVPIIGIIENMSTYVCPSCGHEEHIFGSGGGEKMCQEYGADFLGALPLNLSIREHADAGRPTVVADPDGAISDIYKAVARRVAIKVASLSKDMSSKFPSIVIQNT, encoded by the coding sequence GTGGCGGTTACTGTAGAAATTATTCAAGCAGCATTAAAGGGTCTGATTGATCCAAACACTCAATTAGATTTTGTGACGGCAAAGAGCGTAAAAAATGTACGCGTAGAGGGGAGTGATGTCACTCTTGATATCGTCCTAGCCTATCCCGCTAAAAGTCAGTTTGATTCCATCCGCAAATCGGTGATTGGTGTGTTGCGTGATTTACCGGATGTTAAAAATGTCAGCGTCAATGTCAGCAGTCAAATTGTGGCTCATGCAGTTCAACGCGGCGTTAAGTTACTGCCAGGCGTAAAAAATATTATTGCGGTAGCCAGCGGTAAGGGTGGGGTTGGTAAATCGACTACTGCAGTTAACCTCGCCTTAGCCTTGGCAGCTGAGGGGGCGCAAGTAGGAATGCTGGATGCCGATATCTATGGCCCCAGTCAGCCAATGATGCTGGGCATCACCGGTAGACCAGAGTCTATTGAAGAAAACACGATTGAGCCTATGCAAGGTCATGGTCTTCAAGCAAGCTCTATTGGATTTCTGATTGATGATGATGCGCCAATGGTGTGGCGTGGTCCGATGGTTACTTCTGCATTAGAGCAACTATTGCGTCAAACACGCTGGCGCGACTTGGATTACTTAATTGTGGACATGCCACCAGGTACCGGCGATATTCAGTTAACCCTAGCTCAAAAGGTGCCAGTGACGGGTGCGGTAATCGTGACCACTCCACAAGATATCGCTTTATTGGATGCACGCAAGGGTCTAAAGATGTTCGATAAAGTGGGAGTTCCAATTATTGGCATTATTGAAAATATGAGTACCTATGTGTGTCCAAGTTGCGGGCATGAGGAGCATATATTTGGTTCTGGTGGCGGCGAGAAGATGTGCCAAGAGTATGGCGCTGATTTCTTGGGTGCTTTGCCTTTGAACCTGTCCATACGAGAGCATGCAGATGCGGGTCGGCCTACCGTAGTGGCTGATCCTGACGGGGCCATTAGTGACATCTACAAAGCGGTTGCAAGACGCGTTGCCATCAAGGTAGCTAGCCTTTCAAAAGACATGAGCAGTAAATTTCCGAGCATCGTTATTCAGAATACCTAA
- a CDS encoding heavy-metal-associated domain-containing protein, with protein MIKLKASGMTCGGCVNAVTRAIQAQDPQAVVEVELATQLVSIQSVLTAQLLTQIITEAGFPVVQ; from the coding sequence ATGATCAAACTTAAGGCATCTGGAATGACTTGTGGCGGTTGTGTAAACGCGGTTACTCGAGCTATTCAAGCGCAAGACCCTCAGGCTGTAGTAGAGGTTGAACTTGCTACCCAGTTAGTCAGCATTCAGTCTGTATTGACAGCGCAATTGCTAACCCAGATCATCACAGAAGCTGGGTTTCCGGTAGTTCAATAA